In Verrucomicrobiota bacterium, the following proteins share a genomic window:
- a CDS encoding DUF5703 domain-containing protein has translation MSRYNVVWNCPSKDASGVMPIGNGDIAAGVYAIEDGDLYLLLAKNDTFNYMGDLYKTGRIRVLLGPNPFKQGKTFRQTLDLPSDSIQIEADGVTLRIWADANHPVYHVEINSSHKLVVTAQPEFWKRFDFCSYNVANFYSPTSALPPGTEPPQDVRLERAGKLL, from the coding sequence ATGAGCCGTTATAACGTCGTTTGGAACTGCCCGTCCAAAGACGCCAGCGGTGTGATGCCCATCGGCAACGGCGATATTGCCGCCGGCGTCTATGCCATCGAGGATGGCGACCTGTATCTGCTACTGGCCAAGAATGATACCTTCAATTACATGGGCGACCTCTACAAGACCGGACGGATACGGGTCTTGCTCGGACCCAATCCCTTCAAGCAGGGAAAGACCTTTCGTCAGACCCTCGATTTACCGAGCGACTCAATCCAAATCGAAGCGGATGGAGTCACGCTGCGTATATGGGCGGATGCCAACCACCCGGTCTATCATGTCGAGATCAACTCTTCGCACAAGCTCGTCGTTACGGCCCAACCGGAATTCTGGAAACGGTTCGACTTTTGCAGTTACAATGTTGCCAACTTCTATAGTCCGACGAGCGCCCTGCCGCCGGGCACCGAGCCTCCCCAGGATGTGCGTTTGGAACGCGCTGGAAAATTGCTATAG
- a CDS encoding glycosyl hydrolase 115 family protein yields the protein MITSSKTTGYAVWAWTICLSSGWIMAADTLRLKPGVPVVVAPSEPGPVLRAAEDLRRDLQWVLNAPSPRLDRPPADPNLPAIVITSQSADSSVRGAEAHAVSVQGQRVVLQGADMRGAIYAIYSFSDLFLDMPPWWFWAGWKPKPRRFVEVAADTDLHWKSPQVKWRAWFPNDTDLLSPWMKNDYETRWNLMVETMLRLKLNMIDIGELFDDSIRKVRIPRDRGLAITTTHLAPFGATLKNWGKYWSAQGQSVPPPLTLANVSGLEQFWEHHIRIVQKEKLEMLWMIGFRGDGDKGFYKTFADAPADDAGRAKNIQNMMQRQVTLLKKVTGEAHPAMRTVLYDECSDYVASGLLHPPDEPSLIWNFVAARRDHFPAADLRQYRAPAERLLGYYFNIQFTSTGSHLADGEGPWKMEKNHRIVLESGSNFVFSVVNSGNTREFSLTLQAHARMMWDFNRYDSSKFVEEFCQRYWEPEHGARVAKLYRDYFEAYWQQRKADLPDFPRQYIFQDLRIARATRELMTAARLGQVSDALLDDRGMGYFRIVPTDNGTTSKLDAVISGNTRAAEQFAVVADQCAALSPQLAPQGRTFFDQSLRVQASFMAAASRCLVAVAQGFKVKSDQAAFEKWMRQAEAEAKAMQAALQTAATGPFTDWYVGEKVFGLKETQDMIARRTQGSIKPAR from the coding sequence ATGATTACATCGTCTAAAACCACCGGTTACGCCGTCTGGGCATGGACCATCTGCTTGTCGAGCGGATGGATTATGGCGGCGGATACCCTGCGGCTGAAGCCTGGAGTTCCCGTGGTGGTTGCCCCGTCCGAACCCGGCCCTGTGCTGCGCGCGGCGGAGGATCTGCGCCGGGATTTGCAATGGGTTTTGAATGCTCCCTCCCCCCGCTTGGACCGTCCGCCTGCTGATCCGAACCTCCCGGCGATTGTGATCACGTCCCAGTCGGCGGATTCGTCCGTGCGCGGTGCTGAGGCACATGCGGTCTCTGTGCAGGGGCAACGCGTGGTGCTGCAAGGCGCGGATATGCGCGGCGCGATTTACGCCATTTACAGCTTCAGCGACCTTTTCCTGGATATGCCGCCGTGGTGGTTTTGGGCAGGTTGGAAACCAAAACCGCGCCGCTTCGTAGAGGTGGCGGCGGACACCGATCTGCACTGGAAATCGCCGCAGGTGAAATGGCGCGCTTGGTTTCCCAACGATACCGATCTCCTTTCGCCTTGGATGAAGAATGATTATGAGACCCGATGGAACCTTATGGTTGAAACCATGCTTCGCTTGAAATTAAACATGATAGATATTGGCGAATTGTTTGATGATAGCATCCGCAAGGTCCGCATTCCGCGGGATCGTGGCCTGGCAATCACGACCACCCACCTCGCTCCCTTCGGCGCAACGTTGAAAAATTGGGGCAAATACTGGAGTGCCCAGGGTCAATCCGTGCCCCCTCCGCTAACGCTGGCCAACGTTAGCGGTCTGGAACAGTTTTGGGAGCATCATATTCGCATTGTGCAAAAGGAAAAACTGGAAATGTTATGGATGATTGGTTTTAGGGGAGATGGGGACAAAGGTTTTTACAAGACTTTTGCCGATGCGCCTGCCGATGATGCCGGTCGCGCCAAAAACATCCAGAATATGATGCAGCGGCAAGTGACGCTCTTAAAGAAGGTCACCGGTGAGGCACATCCGGCCATGCGCACGGTTTTATATGATGAATGTTCGGATTATGTGGCGTCCGGCCTGCTTCATCCACCCGATGAACCCAGTTTGATCTGGAACTTCGTGGCTGCGCGGCGCGACCATTTTCCTGCCGCTGACTTGCGTCAGTACCGCGCTCCTGCGGAACGGTTGTTAGGGTACTATTTCAACATCCAGTTTACCAGCACGGGATCGCATTTGGCGGATGGCGAAGGACCTTGGAAGATGGAGAAAAACCATCGAATAGTGCTCGAATCCGGTTCCAACTTCGTTTTCTCGGTCGTCAACTCGGGTAACACCCGTGAGTTTTCCCTCACTTTACAGGCGCACGCCAGGATGATGTGGGATTTCAACCGCTATGATTCCAGCAAATTCGTGGAGGAATTTTGCCAGCGTTATTGGGAGCCGGAGCACGGCGCGCGGGTAGCCAAGCTTTACCGGGATTATTTTGAGGCGTACTGGCAACAGCGCAAGGCGGACCTTCCCGACTTTCCCCGGCAATATATTTTCCAGGATCTCCGCATCGCGCGTGCCACTCGCGAACTCATGACGGCCGCCCGCTTGGGCCAAGTGTCCGATGCCCTGCTCGATGACCGTGGTATGGGTTATTTCCGAATCGTGCCAACTGATAACGGAACGACCTCGAAGCTCGACGCGGTGATATCCGGCAACACACGCGCAGCGGAACAGTTTGCCGTTGTGGCGGACCAGTGCGCAGCCCTCTCACCGCAACTCGCCCCTCAAGGCCGGACCTTTTTCGACCAGAGTCTGCGCGTGCAAGCCTCGTTCATGGCGGCGGCATCCCGGTGTCTGGTAGCCGTCGCGCAGGGGTTCAAAGTGAAGTCGGACCAGGCGGCTTTTGAAAAATGGATGCGCCAGGCAGAGGCGGAGGCCAAGGCCATGCAGGCAGCCTTGCAAACTGCGGCCACCGGCCCCTTTACAGACTGGTATGTGGGAGAGAAAGTATTCGGGCTGAAAGAAACCCAGGACATGATCGCCCGACGGACGCAAGGGTCCATCAAGCCCGCGCGGTAG
- a CDS encoding PQQ-binding-like beta-propeller repeat protein gives MRPSNRLVVMITTAALAIVVQAASPNQGDWPEFRGPTGQGISAAKNLPVEWSASKNVAWKQAIPGLGWSSPVVQRGQVFLTTAIVGTNGGPSLHALCLDAVTGRLLWNTEIFKSTETQAKPMNGKNSHASPTPVLESDRLYVHFGHNGTACLDVTGKIIWRMNSLSYPPTHGNGGSPILVDNKLVYNADATSAPFIAALDKATGKVLWKVNRETLANNKFSFCTPLLITVNSQPQIISPGSGAVSALDPKDGHEIWRVRYGQGYSVVPRPVFGQGLVFIGTGFNRADILAIRPDGHGDVTDTHLAWRTTKGAPLTPSMLLVGEELYAVSDDGLASCFEAKTGKVHWQERLGGKYSASLLAADGRIYLQNESGTGTVLKLGKTFTTLATNSLAERSLASYAVADGTLFIRTAENLYRIANQPSK, from the coding sequence ATGAGACCTTCAAACCGGCTGGTGGTAATGATAACGACTGCGGCATTGGCAATCGTGGTTCAGGCGGCATCTCCAAACCAAGGGGATTGGCCGGAATTTCGTGGCCCCACGGGCCAGGGCATTTCGGCAGCGAAGAATCTTCCCGTAGAATGGTCCGCGTCGAAGAACGTCGCATGGAAGCAGGCGATTCCCGGGCTGGGCTGGTCGTCTCCCGTCGTCCAGCGGGGACAAGTCTTTCTCACCACCGCAATCGTTGGCACCAACGGCGGACCATCGTTACACGCGCTGTGCCTGGATGCTGTCACGGGACGGTTGCTGTGGAATACCGAGATTTTCAAATCCACCGAGACTCAGGCAAAACCCATGAATGGCAAGAACAGCCATGCCAGCCCGACGCCGGTGCTGGAAAGTGACCGCCTATATGTTCATTTTGGCCATAACGGCACCGCCTGCCTTGATGTTACCGGTAAAATCATTTGGCGCATGAATAGCCTGAGTTACCCCCCGACGCATGGTAACGGCGGTTCGCCTATCCTGGTGGACAATAAATTGGTCTATAATGCCGACGCAACTTCCGCCCCCTTTATCGCGGCATTGGATAAAGCAACCGGGAAAGTCCTCTGGAAGGTGAACCGCGAGACCCTGGCTAATAACAAGTTTTCATTTTGCACGCCGCTCCTCATCACGGTGAATAGTCAACCGCAAATCATCAGTCCGGGCAGCGGTGCGGTCTCAGCCCTCGACCCAAAGGATGGCCACGAAATCTGGCGCGTTCGCTATGGCCAGGGGTATTCAGTGGTTCCACGCCCCGTGTTTGGTCAGGGACTGGTTTTCATCGGCACCGGCTTCAACCGCGCGGACATCCTGGCCATCCGTCCCGATGGCCATGGCGATGTGACGGACACGCATTTGGCCTGGCGTACCACGAAGGGAGCGCCGCTGACCCCCTCAATGCTGCTGGTTGGTGAAGAACTCTACGCGGTCTCGGATGACGGACTGGCAAGTTGCTTCGAGGCCAAAACCGGCAAGGTTCATTGGCAGGAACGCCTGGGTGGAAAATACTCGGCATCGCTCCTGGCGGCGGATGGCCGTATCTACCTGCAAAATGAGAGCGGCACCGGCACGGTCCTCAAGCTGGGCAAAACGTTCACGACGCTGGCCACCAATTCCCTGGCGGAACGGTCGCTAGCCTCGTATGCGGTGGCGGACGGTACCTTGTTCATCCGCACGGCGGAAAACCTTTATCGAATCGCCAATCAGCCGTCAAAGTAG
- a CDS encoding SGNH/GDSL hydrolase family protein, with product MKQIQSLLFVIALLAPLAALPAADSTTIPINSPAFVFSPGNWTGDAGRAGNNFRQTWNPYAYCRVAWETGNRKPVAKILLDTSTYPLKFKPPQIAYNIDGVWRSKIACTNEILIEEITGAGKHELSVYLHQSQQIERWGSEGKSGLNVLRITGLQVDTGSKPIPALPESKWAMIIGDSITEGVGATELAAYSHLVGQALQTQGYEYCINACGWSGWINKGDNPPGDVPGYYFITNSINGVGGRYEDTLSRWNKIDGNNHSLLDSKGHISAYGQIGQEPSVILINYATNDSLHKSNPSDTFASIIQGLAALRKSAPEAQIILLIPFGQYYAKELKTAVAIHKQNHPGDTKLSIIDLGPSVAKTLSAKNGLMGGLHPNDRGHAIFAAKIIPQLMMILK from the coding sequence ATGAAACAGATTCAGTCCCTCCTATTCGTTATCGCGCTACTCGCACCGCTGGCGGCGCTGCCTGCCGCCGACTCAACCACGATCCCAATCAACTCGCCGGCGTTTGTGTTCTCTCCCGGAAACTGGACCGGTGATGCGGGACGCGCCGGGAACAATTTCCGCCAAACCTGGAACCCGTATGCCTATTGTCGGGTGGCCTGGGAAACCGGTAATCGCAAACCGGTGGCGAAAATCCTCCTGGATACTTCGACCTATCCGCTCAAGTTCAAGCCGCCGCAAATCGCGTATAATATTGATGGAGTCTGGAGGTCCAAAATCGCCTGTACCAACGAAATCCTCATCGAGGAGATCACCGGTGCCGGAAAGCATGAGCTGAGCGTCTATCTGCATCAGTCGCAGCAGATCGAACGCTGGGGCAGCGAAGGAAAAAGCGGTTTGAACGTGCTCCGGATTACCGGTCTGCAAGTGGATACGGGCAGCAAGCCAATCCCCGCGCTACCGGAATCAAAATGGGCGATGATCATTGGCGACAGCATCACCGAAGGAGTTGGTGCCACTGAGCTGGCGGCCTATTCCCACCTGGTAGGGCAGGCGCTCCAGACGCAGGGATACGAGTATTGCATCAACGCCTGCGGGTGGAGCGGCTGGATCAATAAGGGCGACAATCCTCCGGGTGATGTTCCGGGTTATTATTTCATCACGAATTCCATCAATGGCGTGGGCGGCCGCTATGAGGACACTTTGAGCCGTTGGAACAAGATTGACGGGAATAACCACTCCCTGCTCGATTCCAAGGGACACATCAGCGCCTATGGCCAAATCGGCCAGGAACCGTCGGTGATCCTGATCAATTACGCAACCAACGATTCCCTGCACAAATCCAACCCGAGCGATACGTTCGCGAGCATCATCCAAGGTCTGGCCGCTTTGCGCAAAAGCGCGCCCGAAGCGCAAATCATCCTGCTGATTCCTTTTGGCCAGTATTATGCCAAGGAATTGAAGACGGCGGTGGCAATCCATAAGCAGAACCATCCCGGTGACACCAAGCTCTCGATCATAGACCTTGGACCTTCCGTGGCGAAGACGCTGTCGGCGAAGAACGGCCTGATGGGCGGCCTGCATCCCAACGATCGCGGTCATGCGATTTTCGCAGCTAAAATCATCCCACAACTGATGATGATCCTGAAATGA